One Streptomonospora salina genomic window, GCTCTAGCGGACAGGGCGCATACAGGCAAAGCTGGGTACTGGATTCGCTCTCGTAAACGTAGGGCTGCGCTCGCGCGCGCCGGGCATCTCCATATGGGAGACCTCCCGGACGAGGGAGTTGACGGCCTCATCACCGCTGGGGAGGTTGCCTGGTTCCGCTCATATGAGACGACCTTGTCGGACTACGCACATAAGTTCCAGGAGATCAACTCGAAGCTGTCGTTGATCGCGGATGTCGAAGTCAGTGAGGCGGCAGCTCGGATGCAGGTTGCCGCGTTAGAACTAGCCGATTGCTGCTGTCAATTCGAAAGCAGTCTCTACGACTCGCGACAGCGGGCACTGCATGAAGCTGAGGGTCAGTTCAGGTCGGTCGTGCGCTCGTACCTGCGTCGTGACATCGAGAAGGAGCCCGTCAATAACCGGCGCCTCGAAGGCATCCTGGACGAGATTAACCTGCGGCGGCTCTGATAGAGCCCGATCCTGTGTCTTGGTCTGGCCATCCGCAGAGTAACTAGTAGACGCGTCCATGAAGCCATGTAGGCTCCAGTGCGTGGGTAAACGAGGTCGTCGTAGAGCAGCGCAGCCGTCCTCAGATGGCTCCTGGCGCTGGACCGTGCCCGTGCTCACGGCTGCGGGAGCGATCACCGCAGCCTGTGCCGGGTTCAATGATTGGCCGAGCCCCTTCCAAGTCGCGATGGTCGCCTCAAGCGCTGCGTTCGCGGCGGCGGCAGTTGTTTTTTCGGACCCGCGCACCCCCCTCAATCGAAAAAAACGCCCCGCTCGCGTGGGGACGAACCGCACTGCCGAGTTTCCGTTGGCCAAGCACGCATATGAAACGGGGCGGTTGGCCGATGGGCAGTGGCGCATCCTCGCGGCTATCCATGACCTGGGCAAGGTGGGGGTCTGGTCTACGTAGACCAGACCGGCTACGCGAGTGTGCGCAGAACGCGCATGCTGGAGTCATCCCAGTAGCCGCGCCGCATGGTCCTCGGCGACCCGCTCAGTCGTGAGCTGGACGCGCGCGGCCGGGGTCAGGCCGAACTCGCGGGCGAAGGCGAGCATGGTCCGCGCGGCCTCGCGCTGGATGCGGACGGCCGGGTTCGTGCGTAGCGCACCGTCGCGGTCCTTGATCAGCGGTCCGGCCTTCTGCACCATCGCAGAAGCCTGAGCGTGCAGTCGCACGGCTTCGACGTAGGCGTGAAGCTGGTGGGCGTCGGTGCGGTGGATGAGCCCCATCGCGTCCAGTTCGGCGACGACGTGTTCCCAGATCGCCCGGCCGGCCTCGTCCAGTTCGGCTGGGACCTCTGGAAGGCCGGGGGAAGGCTGAGGCTCGTCCTCGTTGATGCGGTAGGGGCGCTCTCCGTGCAGGACCCGGAGATTGGTCGGTTTGGGCGGCGGTCCGCGACGGCCCATCATGCGCCCCCTCTGCGTTAGCCCTTCTGCGCGGTGCGTGCGTTGCGGCGCTCAGCGGCGGCGATCGCCTTGTTCTGCTCTTCCTCGGCGGAGCCGCAGGCGTTCATCCGTTCGCGGTAGTAGGCCACGACCGAGATCCGCTCGGCGCCGCAGCATCTGAGCATCTGATCGTTCTTCGCGCCGTGCGGGCATGTCATCGCCGTGTTGGCGTGCCACTGGTGGGCGTCCATGAGGAGTAGATCGCCCTCGTCCATGTCGGCGGCGACGCGGTACTCGGGGAACACCAGACGGCCGCCGGAGTAGTCGCCTCGGCGTAGTACCGCGAGGGTGGAGAACCCTTCGGCCAGATCCCCGGCGTCCTTGTGTCCGCCGGTCGGGTAGGAGTTGTTGACGGTGACCGTGGAGAACACGGTCCCCGGCACGATCCAGTCGGGATGGGTCGCCGCGACCCGTTCGGCCTGGGCCTCGTAGCGGTCGGGTACGTGCTCGGCCAGGGCCGTACTCATCGACTCCAGCAGTGGCGCGAGCTGGCGGAAGCGCGGAAGGTGCTCCCCGGTCCAGGCGGTCAGCCGACAGTAGCGCTGCTGCCCGGAGGGGTCCATGGACCCGACGATCGCCGAGGACACGTTGCGCGCTCGGGTCCGCGTCTGGCCGGGGATCTTCACGCGCCGCGTGCCGGAGGCGAGTCCGCGGTTGTCGGTGCGCTGCGAGCGCAGACCGTGCAGCACGTCGTAGATGTCGGGATGCTTCTCCAGCACCGGCCGCAGGTGGCCGGGCAGGTATATGCACAGCGGCCGTCCATCAGGCATCAGCACCCGTGCGGGTTGGGTCAGCAGAAGCCCGTAGGACTCGTCAGTAGGCAACCGCCCCTCGTGTGCCTGAACGGTGGTGGGATGCGCGCGGTTGCGTAGGCGAAGTTCGATCATGCCGCGCCCTTCTCCACATCGGATGTGACTTCCAGCCGCTTGCAGACCAGTTCGACGGCGACGGCCGGTAGCTCGTCGGCGCGCACGAACGTCGAGACCGAGTCGCGGGCGATGAACCACGGGAAGGCAACGTCATCGACCATCACCTGCGCTTCGTCGCCGGCGCGGACGACGCGGATCACATCCGGGAGCCGACCGGCCCCGTCGGCGGGGTCGCGCCACTCCAGCCGCGTCGCGCCGTCGTGTCCGTGGACGGCAAACGCCGTGTCGATGTCGGGCCAGAAGACGGTCGAGGCATACTCGCTCATCCAGCGCACCGCAACGGTTCCATCCGAGAACCGCACGCCTTCGGCGACGGCGCCGGTGCCGCTGACGCCGGTCTCATCGGCCTCGCGCACGAGCAGGAAGCGGCGGCTTCCTCGGGTCATGTCAGAGCCTCCAGTTCGGGGACGCGGGCGGCCAGACGCGCACCGATCTCTTGCGGCGCGTCGGTGCAGGCGTCGGTGATGACCGGCCATCCGCGCGCCTCGGCGAGCGCGGCCAGGCGCCGCGCCTTCGTCGTACGGCCGCGAACCCACGACGGTTCATGGGCGGAGCCGCGGGCTCGGCGTCGTTGAGCAGCGACCTCGGCGGGCGGTCGGCACCACACGAGGGTCGGGGCGAACCCGACCGCCTCGGCGGCGCCGAGGAACCCGGCCGTGGCGAGCCGATCGCCCTCGGCCAGAACCAGCGGGACGGGCGAGCTGGGCAGCCAGGAGCGCGCGGACGGTT contains:
- a CDS encoding phage terminase small subunit P27 family, which translates into the protein MMGRRGPPPKPTNLRVLHGERPYRINEDEPQPSPGLPEVPAELDEAGRAIWEHVVAELDAMGLIHRTDAHQLHAYVEAVRLHAQASAMVQKAGPLIKDRDGALRTNPAVRIQREAARTMLAFAREFGLTPAARVQLTTERVAEDHAARLLG
- a CDS encoding P-loop-containing protein, with the translated sequence MTRLVYLIGEPGAGKSTTMAALTARCDRIGRRAPFAHDLLVRSREVVAVELGRRRARFPGTDALALSVEPSARSWLPSSPVPLVLAEGDRLATAGFLGAAEAVGFAPTLVWCRPPAEVAAQRRRARGSAHEPSWVRGRTTKARRLAALAEARGWPVITDACTDAPQEIGARLAARVPELEALT